A stretch of DNA from Methylogaea oryzae:
GGGTTGCTTCGCCAGGGCGGCTTGGATCAGGCCGTCCGCCTGCGGGTCTTTGGCCGTGGCCGGCGCTTGAACCAGGTGGCCCAGAAACTTTTCCAGCGCTTGTTGCTCTTGCGGTGTCATGGCTTTCCTGTCGGTGGTCGGTTGAAAAATAAGGGGGCCGTCGGTCGTCGGTCAGTCGGCCGGTTTTCTCGGCGCCAATAGCGGCGGGAACTTTTGCAGCAAGTAGTGCACCTTGCCGTCCAGATGGTATTTCTGCGCCGCCGGGTCGCCGGTCAGCTCCAAGGCGTCGTGGAGGACGCCGCGCCATAGCTGCTTGCCGGTGGCCGGCTGAAGGAAGTCCACCACCAGGGAGTGGCTTTCGTATTCTTCCCAATAATCGCCGGCCATGCCCCAGGCGCCGCCGTAGGCCCAGCCGCCCCGGCCGTAACCGTATCCCATGCCGTAAGGGTAAAACGGGCTGTAAGCAAAAGGCGCGGGGCTGGCCGCGCGGTA
This window harbors:
- a CDS encoding DUF4136 domain-containing protein → MPDLFPPRRLRPVWLAVCCLALAACGASNPRVSYDYDPAADFANFKQFAWANPATPRRPDDPLLDNSLLDDRIKTVIEHQLLQKGITRSSNGSAPDFLVSYQVVTRKYRAASPAPFAYSPFYPYGMGYGYGRGGWAYGGAWGMAGDYWEEYESHSLVVDFLQPATGKQLWRGVLHDALELTGDPAAQKYHLDGKVHYLLQKFPPLLAPRKPAD